The following coding sequences are from one Musa acuminata AAA Group cultivar baxijiao chromosome BXJ1-6, Cavendish_Baxijiao_AAA, whole genome shotgun sequence window:
- the LOC103988648 gene encoding protein TIFY 9 isoform X1, with protein MSRDVVEFDFFAMEKTRSRAMDQRTSAPGAKLSAISRMNQQLLPNVISSVGRTPIPPPLSLLVLNPSDLSARRNDSVTAPLTIFYNGTVAVFDLAQNKAEAIMKMAEISGKGLLDKLDEDLLPMARKKSLQRFFQKRKERCRLTAAGPYERRQATGSAKNTC; from the exons ATGTCGAGAGATGTCGTGGAATTCGATTTCTTTGCGATGGAGAAGACACGATCCCGCGCCATGGATCAAAGGACCTCCGCCCCAG GCGCCAAGCTGAGCGCCATCTCCAGGATGAATCAGCAACTCCTGccgaacgtgatctcctccgtcgGGAGAACACCGATTCCACCTCCGCTGTCGCTTCTTGTTCTGAATCCGTCCGATCTGTCCGCACGAAGGAACGATTCTGTAACGGCGCCATTAACGATCTTTTACAACGGCACCGTCGCCGTTTTCGATCTTGCGCAGAATAAG GCGGAGGCAATAATGAAGATGGCGGAGATCAGCGGGAAAGGGTTGCTAGATAAACTTGACGAAG ATCTGTTGCCGATGGCTCGGAAGAAATCACTGCAGCGCTTCTTCCAGAAGCGCAAAGAGAG GTGCAGGTTGACGGCAGCAGGTCCATACGAGAGGAGACAGGCGACGGGTTCGGCTAAGAATACGTGTTGA
- the LOC135676569 gene encoding protein CURLY FLAG LEAF 1-like, which translates to MTAPNIEMISVFLRSCDLGRVGATHLAEVSDESAGEVTVELNSETALPCHWEQCLDMRSGQVYYINRETGIRTTKDPRTTVAIAAAAAASYSSSYQSKQDSSSDDSCSEIGGSDDDEDSVDTANSCVTSLSSTSSTDTAAAAGGSQILVSAGCRSCFMYFMIPKSVDACPKCGSGGFLKLGRHGCV; encoded by the exons ATGACGGCGCCCAACATCGAAATGATTTCTGTTTTTCTTAGGAGTTGCGATCTGGGGAGAGTCGGAGCGACTCATCTCGCGGAGGTGAGCGATGAGAGCGCGGGGGAAGTCACGGTGGAACTGAACTCGGAGACGGCGCTCCCTTGTCACTGGGAGCAGTGTCTAGACATGCGG TCGGGGCAAGTCTACTACATCAACCGGGAGACTGGGATCAGGACGACCAAGGACCCAAGAACCACCgtcgccatcgccgccgccgccgccgcctcctattCGTCGAGCTACCAGTCCAAGCAAGACTCCTCCTCTGATGACAGCTGCTCCGAAATCGGCGGCAGCGACGACGACGAGGACAGCGTCGATACCGCCAACTCCTGCGTCACCTCCCTCTCATCCACCTCCTCCACAGATACTGCAGCAGCGGCCGGCGGCAGCCAAATCCTCGTTTCCGCCGGCTGCCGCTCCTGCTTCATGTACTTCATGATCCCGAAGAGCGTCGACGCCTGCCCCAAGTGCGGCAGCGGCGGCTTCCTCAAACTTGGCCGCCACGGCTGCGTCTGA
- the LOC103988648 gene encoding protein TIFY 9 isoform X2, which produces MSRDVVEFDFFAMEKTRSRAMDQRTSAPGAKLSAISRMNQQLLPNVISSVGRTPIPPPLSLLVLNPSDLSARRNDSVTAPLTIFYNGTVAVFDLAQNKAEAIMKMAEISGKGLLDKLDEDLLPMARKKSLQRFFQKRKERLTAAGPYERRQATGSAKNTC; this is translated from the exons ATGTCGAGAGATGTCGTGGAATTCGATTTCTTTGCGATGGAGAAGACACGATCCCGCGCCATGGATCAAAGGACCTCCGCCCCAG GCGCCAAGCTGAGCGCCATCTCCAGGATGAATCAGCAACTCCTGccgaacgtgatctcctccgtcgGGAGAACACCGATTCCACCTCCGCTGTCGCTTCTTGTTCTGAATCCGTCCGATCTGTCCGCACGAAGGAACGATTCTGTAACGGCGCCATTAACGATCTTTTACAACGGCACCGTCGCCGTTTTCGATCTTGCGCAGAATAAG GCGGAGGCAATAATGAAGATGGCGGAGATCAGCGGGAAAGGGTTGCTAGATAAACTTGACGAAG ATCTGTTGCCGATGGCTCGGAAGAAATCACTGCAGCGCTTCTTCCAGAAGCGCAAAGAGAG GTTGACGGCAGCAGGTCCATACGAGAGGAGACAGGCGACGGGTTCGGCTAAGAATACGTGTTGA